Proteins encoded within one genomic window of Amycolatopsis nigrescens CSC17Ta-90:
- a CDS encoding class I mannose-6-phosphate isomerase has product MSGYSSPIKLPANQPPQFYRGGDAIAALRGAGESAKFGPEDWVGSTTTLFGQPENGLTRLPDGQLLRDAVRADPETWLGAKHVAAFADSTGLLVKLLDAGQRLPVHFHPSNSFAKEHFDSHFGKTEAWIVVGTYGDDPRVYPGFKESHSAATINEWAREQDAPAMLDALNSVPVTAGDTVYIPAGLPHAIGEGVFVVELQQPTDFSLTLEWRDFLANPEKGHLGLGFETAIEALDTSGWDEERLRSIVKRTAGLPGPTVELLVDDAAEFFRAQQVRPSPSLSLDPSFAVLVVLDGSGTLRTEHSGELTLAKGETLVVPYAAGESTVEGDLTLVRCLPPVSGRQG; this is encoded by the coding sequence GTGAGCGGGTATTCGAGCCCCATCAAGCTTCCGGCGAACCAGCCGCCGCAGTTCTACCGCGGTGGCGACGCGATCGCCGCGCTGCGCGGTGCGGGCGAGTCCGCGAAGTTCGGCCCCGAGGATTGGGTCGGCTCCACCACCACCCTGTTCGGCCAGCCGGAGAACGGGCTGACCAGGCTGCCCGACGGCCAGTTGCTGCGGGACGCGGTGCGGGCCGATCCCGAAACCTGGCTGGGCGCCAAGCACGTCGCGGCGTTCGCCGACTCCACCGGCCTGCTGGTCAAGCTGCTGGACGCGGGGCAGCGGCTGCCGGTGCACTTCCATCCTTCGAACTCCTTCGCCAAGGAGCACTTCGACTCGCACTTCGGCAAGACCGAAGCCTGGATCGTGGTCGGCACCTACGGCGACGACCCGCGCGTCTACCCCGGCTTCAAGGAGTCACACAGCGCGGCGACGATCAACGAGTGGGCGCGGGAACAGGACGCACCGGCCATGCTCGACGCGCTGAACAGCGTCCCGGTCACCGCCGGCGACACGGTGTACATCCCGGCCGGGCTGCCGCACGCGATCGGCGAGGGCGTGTTCGTGGTCGAGCTGCAGCAGCCGACCGACTTCTCGCTCACCCTGGAGTGGCGCGACTTCCTGGCGAACCCGGAGAAGGGCCACCTCGGCCTCGGCTTCGAGACCGCGATCGAGGCGCTGGACACCTCCGGCTGGGACGAGGAGCGGCTGCGGAGCATCGTCAAGCGGACCGCCGGGCTGCCCGGCCCCACCGTCGAGCTGCTGGTGGACGACGCCGCCGAGTTCTTCCGCGCCCAGCAGGTGCGGCCGTCGCCGTCGTTGTCGCTGGACCCGTCCTTCGCGGTGCTGGTCGTGCTGGACGGCTCCGGCACGCTTCGCACCGAGCACAGCGGCGAGCTCACGCTGGCCAAAGGTGAAACGCTGGTGGTGCCCTACGCCGCCGGAGAGTCCACTGTGGAAGGTGACCTGACGTTGGTCCGCTGCCTTCCACCCGTATCGGGGAGGCAGGGATGA
- a CDS encoding LacI family DNA-binding transcriptional regulator — protein sequence MSDVARLAGVSIKTVSRVVNDEPAVHPETAERVLAAIEQLGFRRNLGARNLRRGSTTGTIGLIVEDVGNPFYSELNRAVEKIAGSFGRQVLTGSSEENSGRERELALEFCSRRVDGILVVPAGMQHGYLVPEMRAGTPVVFIDRPAGDIVADTVLVDNIGGTVEAVTHLASFGHRRIAFLADSPDIFTAAERLRGFREGCARAGIRYDERLVVMRTPTPETVGEAVRALLSGAEPATAIVAGNNRVTVHLLRALAHGAHDVARPAVVGFDDFELADMLDPPVTVIAHDVSALGESAAELLFARVEGDQSTPRKVVLPVRLVARGSGEVRP from the coding sequence ATGAGCGATGTGGCCCGGCTGGCCGGAGTGAGCATCAAGACGGTCTCCCGGGTGGTGAACGACGAGCCGGCGGTGCACCCGGAGACCGCCGAGCGGGTGCTGGCCGCGATCGAACAGCTCGGGTTCCGGCGCAACCTCGGCGCGCGCAACCTGCGCCGCGGCTCCACCACCGGCACCATCGGGCTGATCGTGGAGGACGTCGGCAACCCGTTCTACTCCGAGCTCAACCGGGCCGTGGAGAAGATCGCCGGCTCCTTCGGCCGCCAGGTGCTCACCGGCTCCTCCGAGGAGAACTCGGGCCGGGAACGCGAGCTGGCGCTGGAGTTCTGCTCCCGCCGGGTGGACGGCATCCTGGTCGTGCCGGCCGGGATGCAGCACGGCTACCTGGTGCCGGAGATGCGGGCCGGCACCCCGGTGGTGTTCATCGACCGACCGGCCGGCGACATCGTCGCGGACACCGTGCTGGTGGACAACATCGGCGGCACCGTCGAGGCGGTCACCCACCTGGCGTCCTTCGGCCACCGCCGGATCGCCTTCCTCGCGGACAGCCCGGACATCTTCACCGCCGCCGAGCGGCTGCGCGGCTTCCGCGAAGGCTGCGCGCGGGCCGGCATCCGCTACGACGAGCGCCTGGTCGTGATGCGCACGCCCACCCCGGAAACGGTCGGCGAAGCGGTCCGCGCGCTGCTTTCGGGCGCCGAACCGGCCACCGCCATCGTGGCCGGCAACAACCGGGTCACCGTGCACCTGCTGCGTGCGCTGGCGCACGGCGCGCACGACGTCGCGCGCCCGGCCGTGGTCGGCTTCGACGACTTCGAGCTGGCCGACATGCTCGACCCGCCGGTCACCGTGATCGCGCACGACGTGAGCGCGCTCGGCGAATCGGCCGCAGAACTGCTCTTCGCCCGTGTCGAGGGCGATCAGTCCACCCCGAGAAAGGTAGTTCTTCCTGTGCGTCTTGTAGCCCGCGGTTCCGGGGAGGTCCGCCCGTGA
- a CDS encoding GH92 family glycosyl hydrolase — MRPVRPTRSAALLLTAVVPAALLVPATASAAQRPADPVDSVNTFIGTKDDGNTFPGASAPFGMTQVSPIGSHYAGYRYEDPAIRGFGHFFLSGAGCWEQGGLVSTLPTTGSVGPGAEFDTTKPDTFDHKRYASPYTHEGEVGKPGYYKVRLTGYGGVDVETTATTRAGVERYTFAKGSGANVFVNTGQANDKEPVTASSVRVLDDRTVAGTVESQAFCGGKPYTTHFVTRFDRPFSGFGTWSPDGGTPGARESAGGAGLRGAWLSFGDAGQVTATTSISHVDAEGAAGNLAAEGTSHGRLRSFDDVRDGAQRNWRKELSTIDISGGAPDDRTVFYTSLYHSLLQPLTGNDADGRYRGFDDKVHRAIGWTYYEFFSLWDTYRTQNQLLALLRPARARDIAKSVLAIQDQGGWLPRWAYANQETNTMTGDPVTPFLVDLWRFGALKGMEGQAYRALKQNAEQVPPAESPFQGRSGNESYQANGFVQYDPDFPKKGQDTDPNHGASATMEYALADCSLSLMAKGLGRNGDARALAERGRNYQQVWDSSVSDRGVTGFPRPKVEGGSWYSPPDKPYTPQGQDGFHEGTAWQYQWLAQQDVTGLVQRMGGREATGARLDDFFAYSDLLADPAKTVREKWVIGSYDYYNQFRYNPNNEPDLHAPWMYALTGQPWKTSAVVRAAHTLFTNAPDGVTGNDDLGTMSAWYVFSALGMYPATPGTGQFVLNAPRFAKAVVHLENRRDIVIEGAGARPSEIQYVRDLKVNGRPSDRVWVDLEQLTRGARLNFGLTSDPAQATWATSPASTPPSPCSS, encoded by the coding sequence ATGCGACCGGTGAGGCCGACCCGGAGTGCTGCACTCCTCCTGACCGCCGTGGTCCCGGCTGCCCTGCTGGTCCCGGCCACCGCCTCGGCGGCCCAGCGGCCCGCCGACCCGGTCGACTCGGTGAACACGTTCATCGGCACCAAGGACGACGGGAACACCTTCCCCGGCGCGTCCGCGCCCTTCGGCATGACCCAGGTCAGCCCGATCGGCTCGCACTACGCCGGCTACCGGTACGAGGACCCGGCGATCCGGGGTTTCGGGCACTTCTTCCTGTCCGGCGCCGGATGTTGGGAGCAGGGCGGGCTGGTGTCCACGCTGCCGACCACCGGTTCGGTCGGGCCGGGCGCCGAGTTCGACACCACGAAGCCGGACACCTTCGACCACAAGCGGTACGCCTCCCCGTACACGCATGAAGGCGAGGTCGGCAAACCCGGCTACTACAAGGTGCGCCTGACTGGCTACGGCGGCGTGGACGTGGAGACCACCGCCACCACCAGGGCCGGGGTCGAGCGCTATACCTTCGCCAAGGGTTCGGGTGCGAACGTCTTCGTGAACACCGGGCAGGCCAACGACAAGGAGCCGGTGACCGCGAGCAGCGTCCGGGTGCTGGACGACCGGACGGTGGCCGGCACCGTCGAGTCGCAGGCGTTTTGCGGCGGAAAGCCTTACACCACGCACTTCGTTACCAGGTTCGACCGGCCGTTCAGCGGTTTCGGCACCTGGTCGCCCGACGGCGGCACCCCCGGCGCCCGGGAGTCCGCGGGCGGGGCCGGGCTCCGCGGCGCGTGGCTCTCCTTCGGCGACGCCGGGCAGGTCACCGCGACCACCTCGATCTCGCACGTGGACGCCGAGGGCGCGGCCGGGAACCTGGCCGCCGAGGGCACCTCCCACGGCAGGCTCCGCTCGTTCGACGACGTGCGGGACGGCGCGCAGCGGAACTGGCGCAAGGAACTGTCCACAATAGACATCTCCGGCGGGGCGCCGGACGACCGCACGGTCTTCTACACCTCGCTTTACCACTCCCTGCTGCAGCCGCTGACCGGCAACGACGCCGACGGCCGCTACCGGGGCTTCGACGACAAGGTGCACCGGGCGATCGGCTGGACCTACTACGAGTTCTTCTCGCTCTGGGACACCTACCGCACGCAGAACCAGCTGCTCGCTCTGCTGCGGCCGGCCAGGGCGAGGGACATCGCGAAGTCCGTGCTGGCCATCCAGGACCAGGGCGGCTGGCTGCCGCGCTGGGCCTACGCCAACCAGGAGACCAACACGATGACCGGCGACCCGGTCACCCCGTTCCTGGTCGACCTGTGGCGCTTCGGCGCGCTGAAGGGCATGGAGGGCCAGGCTTACCGGGCGCTGAAGCAGAACGCGGAGCAGGTGCCGCCGGCCGAGTCGCCGTTCCAGGGCAGGTCCGGCAACGAGAGCTACCAGGCCAATGGTTTCGTGCAGTACGACCCGGACTTCCCGAAAAAGGGCCAGGACACCGACCCGAACCACGGTGCGTCGGCGACCATGGAGTACGCGCTCGCGGACTGCTCGCTTTCGCTGATGGCCAAGGGGCTCGGCAGGAACGGGGACGCGCGGGCGCTGGCCGAGCGCGGCCGGAACTACCAGCAGGTGTGGGACTCCAGCGTGTCCGACCGCGGGGTCACCGGCTTCCCGCGGCCGAAGGTCGAGGGCGGCTCCTGGTACAGCCCGCCGGACAAGCCGTACACCCCGCAGGGGCAGGACGGTTTCCACGAGGGCACCGCCTGGCAGTACCAGTGGCTGGCGCAGCAGGACGTGACCGGGCTGGTGCAGCGGATGGGCGGCCGGGAGGCCACCGGCGCCAGGCTGGACGACTTCTTCGCCTACTCCGACCTGCTCGCCGACCCGGCCAAGACCGTGCGCGAGAAGTGGGTCATCGGCAGTTACGACTACTACAACCAGTTCAGGTACAACCCGAACAACGAGCCCGACCTGCACGCGCCCTGGATGTACGCGCTGACCGGGCAGCCGTGGAAGACCTCCGCGGTGGTGCGGGCCGCGCACACCCTGTTCACCAACGCCCCGGACGGGGTGACCGGCAACGACGACCTCGGCACCATGTCCGCCTGGTACGTGTTCAGCGCGCTCGGCATGTACCCGGCGACGCCGGGCACCGGGCAGTTCGTGCTCAACGCGCCGCGGTTCGCCAAGGCCGTGGTGCACCTGGAGAACCGCCGCGACATCGTGATCGAAGGGGCGGGGGCGCGGCCGTCGGAGATCCAGTACGTGCGGGACCTCAAGGTGAACGGCCGGCCCAGCGACCGGGTCTGGGTCGATCTCGAGCAGCTGACCCGCGGCGCCCGGCTCAACTTCGGCCTCACCTCCGACCCCGCCCAAGCCACCTGGGCCACTTCCCCCGCCTCCACCCCTCCCTCCCCCTGCTCCTCGTAA
- a CDS encoding DUF3817 domain-containing protein, whose amino-acid sequence MSSKAALLFRVAAVAEAFSWAGLLIGMFFKYVLSQGDGGVPVLGMVHGVVFVVYLLVTLAVFKPLGWRGRTVLMALLSSVPPLFTWLFEKWALRTGKLDGTDRLSYGGTGLFVSRQETVSA is encoded by the coding sequence GTGTCCAGCAAGGCCGCTCTCTTGTTCCGCGTGGCCGCAGTCGCCGAGGCGTTCTCCTGGGCGGGTTTGCTGATCGGGATGTTCTTCAAGTACGTGCTCTCCCAAGGTGACGGCGGCGTGCCGGTGCTCGGCATGGTGCACGGCGTGGTCTTCGTCGTCTACCTGCTGGTCACCCTCGCCGTGTTCAAGCCGCTGGGCTGGCGCGGCAGGACCGTGCTGATGGCGCTGCTGTCCAGCGTTCCGCCGTTGTTCACCTGGCTGTTCGAGAAGTGGGCGCTGCGCACCGGCAAGCTCGACGGCACCGATCGGCTGTCCTACGGCGGCACCGGCCTGTTCGTCTCCCGGCAGGAGACCGTTTCCGCCTGA
- a CDS encoding MarR family winged helix-turn-helix transcriptional regulator gives MNRPLPFDPIARAAQLWEDRIGPSGTMAAVTGIMRVQQIIQFAVDGALKPHGLTFARYEALVLLAFSRNASLPMRVMGERLQLHPTSVTNIVDRLEKEGLVKRVPHPTDRRTTLVEITEDGRTRRTEATKSVTEIDFGLTGLTGRQTAQLTELLTKVRKAAGDFNE, from the coding sequence ATGAACCGTCCGTTGCCGTTCGACCCCATCGCCCGCGCGGCGCAGCTGTGGGAGGACCGCATCGGGCCTTCCGGCACGATGGCCGCGGTGACCGGGATCATGCGCGTCCAGCAGATCATCCAGTTCGCCGTGGACGGTGCGCTGAAACCGCACGGGCTCACCTTCGCCCGCTACGAAGCGCTGGTGCTGCTGGCCTTCTCCCGCAACGCGAGCCTGCCGATGCGCGTGATGGGCGAGCGGCTCCAGCTGCACCCGACCAGCGTGACGAACATTGTGGACCGGCTGGAGAAGGAAGGTCTGGTCAAGCGCGTGCCGCATCCGACGGACCGGCGCACCACACTGGTGGAGATCACCGAGGACGGCCGGACGCGCCGCACCGAGGCGACCAAGTCGGTCACCGAGATCGATTTCGGGCTCACCGGCCTGACCGGCAGGCAGACCGCGCAGCTGACCGAACTGCTGACCAAGGTGCGCAAGGCCGCCGGCGACTTCAACGAATAG
- a CDS encoding thiamine-binding protein encodes MIVAFSVSPSGGDPDGGVSEAVSKAVRVVRESGLPNSTNAMFTNVEGSWDEVMDVVKRAVEAAGEGSARVGLVLKADIRPGYEGQLEAKVERIEEHLA; translated from the coding sequence ATGATCGTGGCATTCAGCGTCAGCCCGTCCGGCGGGGATCCGGACGGCGGGGTCAGCGAAGCGGTGTCGAAGGCGGTGCGGGTGGTCCGCGAGTCCGGCCTGCCGAACTCGACCAATGCCATGTTCACCAACGTCGAAGGCTCCTGGGACGAGGTGATGGACGTGGTCAAGCGCGCAGTGGAGGCGGCCGGGGAGGGCTCGGCCAGGGTCGGCCTGGTGCTCAAGGCCGATATCCGGCCCGGCTACGAGGGGCAGCTCGAAGCCAAGGTGGAGCGGATCGAAGAGCACCTGGCCTAG
- a CDS encoding tetratricopeptide repeat protein: MTHPRGSAAKSAAMSAALSGAVDLSALKARADAAKQQPAAGPPTAAPGGAQPPGAGTAVLDVSEATFQAEVVERSLNQLVVVDLWAEWCGPCKQLSPVLERLAAESNGAWVLAKVDVDANPRIAQLFGVQSIPTVVAIGGGQPVDAFSGALPEPEIRKWLGSLLDALRDKLPGITAAEQGGDGVEEPAEDPRFTEAEDAIERGDYLAAEAAYLRILEAEPNNEQAKAALTQVRFAARAATVDPSAVQRAEASPDDLDAQLAAADFEVAQNAIEDGFARLVAVVRRTAGDDRNRVREHLIGLFDLFDPSDERVLKARRDLASALF, encoded by the coding sequence GTGACACATCCACGCGGATCAGCAGCGAAGTCAGCAGCCATGTCCGCCGCGCTGTCCGGTGCGGTCGATTTGTCCGCGCTGAAGGCGCGGGCCGACGCGGCGAAGCAGCAGCCGGCCGCCGGCCCGCCGACCGCGGCGCCGGGCGGTGCCCAGCCACCGGGCGCCGGCACGGCGGTGCTGGACGTCAGCGAGGCCACCTTCCAGGCCGAGGTCGTCGAACGCTCCCTCAACCAGCTGGTCGTGGTCGACCTGTGGGCGGAGTGGTGCGGGCCGTGCAAGCAGCTCAGCCCGGTGCTGGAGCGCCTCGCCGCGGAGAGCAACGGCGCGTGGGTGCTGGCCAAGGTCGACGTGGACGCCAACCCGCGGATCGCCCAGCTGTTCGGGGTGCAGTCCATCCCGACCGTGGTCGCCATCGGCGGTGGGCAGCCGGTGGACGCGTTCTCCGGTGCGCTGCCGGAGCCGGAGATCCGCAAGTGGCTCGGTTCGCTGCTGGACGCGCTGCGCGACAAGCTGCCCGGCATCACCGCCGCCGAGCAGGGCGGCGACGGCGTGGAGGAGCCGGCCGAGGACCCGCGGTTCACCGAGGCCGAGGACGCCATCGAGCGCGGCGACTACCTCGCCGCTGAGGCCGCCTACCTGCGCATCCTGGAAGCGGAGCCGAACAACGAGCAGGCCAAGGCGGCGCTGACCCAGGTCCGCTTCGCCGCCCGCGCGGCCACCGTCGACCCGTCCGCGGTGCAGCGCGCCGAGGCGTCGCCGGACGATCTGGACGCGCAGCTCGCGGCGGCCGACTTCGAGGTGGCCCAGAACGCGATCGAGGACGGTTTCGCCAGGCTGGTCGCGGTCGTGCGGCGGACCGCCGGCGACGACCGCAACCGGGTGCGGGAACACCTGATCGGCCTGTTCGACCTTTTCGACCCGAGCGACGAGCGCGTCCTCAAGGCCCGCCGCGACCTCGCCTCCGCCCTCTTTTAG
- a CDS encoding neutral zinc metallopeptidase → MNKFSVGRAAIAIKIVAAGLGAALLASCNSTAGEARTPGDVAGLPVTHFASGLKEGAPKPSLEVRNVTDTEPDRLAVATIADVSDYWSEHLPADFDGQKFEPVKSLLSYDAKGEDQETGCGGTAKQVNAFYCGRDDSVAWDRGVLLPMLLERFGPMAVVGVLAHEFGHAVQYRLLEKAGIGQNTPTIVKEQQADCFAGGYFRWVAEDKSKFYRVSTSEGLGQVLASLYLIRDQAGESATERGAHGSAFDRTFAFQRGFEKGPKDCAAIDMAEVQSRITEVPFDPEDKGKGDSKINQQTLGLLQASLDGSFTGTGAQPPRIVPGGGACPNGPSTPPASYCADTNAVTVDLPALTQLGRSVDVEAEMAGEDPGGMGDFAVFAEVASRYTQGIQKAVGASLDNTNAGLRTACLVGAWAKVTTQQGQKLRLSPGDLDEAISDLLRPDSLVAADVNGNRVASGFARVAAMRKGYLETSKSCTDQFG, encoded by the coding sequence GTGAACAAGTTCTCAGTGGGCAGGGCGGCCATCGCGATCAAGATCGTCGCGGCCGGGCTGGGCGCGGCGCTTCTCGCGTCCTGCAACAGCACCGCGGGCGAGGCCAGGACGCCGGGCGACGTGGCGGGCCTGCCCGTCACGCACTTCGCGAGCGGCCTCAAGGAAGGTGCGCCGAAGCCGTCGCTGGAAGTGCGCAACGTCACCGACACCGAGCCGGACCGGCTGGCCGTGGCGACCATCGCGGACGTGTCGGACTACTGGAGCGAGCACCTGCCCGCCGACTTCGACGGGCAGAAGTTCGAGCCGGTGAAGTCGCTGCTGTCCTACGACGCGAAGGGCGAGGACCAGGAGACCGGCTGCGGCGGCACCGCCAAGCAGGTCAACGCCTTCTACTGCGGCCGGGACGACTCGGTGGCCTGGGACCGCGGCGTGCTGCTGCCGATGCTGCTCGAACGGTTCGGCCCGATGGCCGTGGTCGGCGTGCTGGCACACGAGTTCGGACACGCCGTGCAGTACCGGCTGCTGGAGAAGGCCGGCATCGGCCAGAACACCCCGACCATCGTGAAGGAGCAGCAGGCGGACTGCTTCGCCGGCGGCTACTTCCGCTGGGTCGCCGAGGACAAGAGCAAGTTCTACCGCGTCTCCACCTCCGAAGGGCTGGGCCAGGTGCTCGCGTCGCTCTACCTGATCCGGGACCAGGCCGGCGAATCCGCCACCGAGCGCGGCGCGCACGGTTCCGCCTTCGACCGGACCTTCGCCTTCCAGCGCGGGTTCGAAAAGGGCCCGAAGGACTGCGCCGCGATCGACATGGCCGAGGTGCAGTCGCGGATCACCGAAGTCCCGTTCGACCCGGAGGACAAGGGAAAGGGCGACAGCAAGATCAACCAGCAGACCCTCGGCCTGCTCCAGGCCAGCCTGGACGGCTCGTTCACCGGGACCGGCGCGCAGCCGCCGCGGATCGTGCCCGGCGGCGGCGCCTGCCCGAACGGGCCGAGCACCCCGCCGGCGTCCTACTGCGCGGACACCAACGCGGTCACCGTGGACCTGCCGGCACTGACCCAGCTCGGCCGGTCGGTGGACGTGGAGGCCGAGATGGCCGGGGAGGATCCCGGCGGGATGGGCGACTTCGCGGTGTTCGCCGAAGTCGCCTCCCGCTACACGCAGGGCATCCAGAAGGCCGTCGGCGCTTCGCTGGACAACACCAACGCGGGGCTGCGCACGGCCTGCCTGGTCGGCGCGTGGGCCAAGGTGACCACCCAGCAGGGCCAGAAGCTGCGGCTGTCCCCCGGCGACCTGGACGAAGCCATCTCCGACCTGCTGCGGCCGGACAGCCTGGTCGCCGCGGACGTCAACGGCAACCGGGTGGCCAGCGGCTTCGCCAGGGTCGCCGCCATGCGCAAGGGCTACCTGGAAACGTCCAAGTCCTGCACCGACCAGTTCGGCTAA
- the glgP gene encoding alpha-glucan family phosphorylase gives MRAIRRFTVRASLPEPLSGLTALATNLRWTWHPPTRDLFASMDDELFRRIRDPLRMLTAVPAARLEELAGDEEFLARARATTEDLHRYLTEPRWYQRGGGADSPAAIAYFSMEFGVHEALPNYSGGLGVLAGDHLKAASDLGAPMIGVGPLYRAGYFRQSLSLDGWQVEHYPVIDPAGLPLELLTEDGGEPVLVRVAMPGERELRAQVWQARVGRIPLLLLDTDIEDNDEDLRGVTDRLYGGDADHRIRQELLAGVGGMRAVRRYCELTGHPQPEVFHTNEGHAGFLGLERAREVIADSGLGFDDVLAAVRAGTVFTTHTPVSAGIDRFPVDLVRHYFGDGRLLPGIDVQRVLALGAEDNPGMFNMAHMGLRLAQRANGVSALHGRVSRRMFARLWPGFDEAEVPVSSVTNGVHGPTWVAREMSALLGGRDEEWGHDGDGGLSSARARVSDEQLWALRRDLREKLVAEVRRRVRAAWLQRGASALELGWTDTVFDPDVLTVGFARRVPTYKRLTLMLRDRERLRALLLDSERPIQVVVAGKSHPADEGGKALIQQIVRFVDDPEVRQRIVFLPDYDMSMARYLYRGCDVWLNNPTRPLEACGTSGMKSALNGGLNLSIRDGWWDEYYDGSNGWAIPTADGITDPLRRDDLEAAALYDLLGQQVAPLFYDRDPAGVPRGWLSMVWHTLETLGPRVQASRMVREYVENYYRPAAGMVAAAASDGYAGAMALAAYRKKVDLSWRQVRIFDSELTVEAPQALVVGNEVRVRARIDLAGLEPSDVDVQAVVGRVGDTDELQDPVTVPMPCTGIGEFSAALRLPHAGSLGYTVRVLPRHDLLASPAELGRVVLPS, from the coding sequence ATGAGAGCAATCCGCCGGTTCACCGTCCGTGCGAGCCTGCCGGAGCCGCTCTCCGGTCTCACCGCACTGGCCACCAACCTGCGCTGGACCTGGCATCCGCCGACCCGCGACCTGTTCGCCTCGATGGACGACGAGCTGTTCCGCCGGATCAGGGACCCGCTGCGGATGCTCACCGCGGTGCCGGCCGCCAGGCTGGAGGAGCTAGCCGGGGACGAGGAGTTCCTGGCCAGGGCTCGCGCCACCACCGAGGATCTGCACCGGTACCTGACCGAGCCCCGCTGGTACCAGCGCGGCGGCGGCGCGGACTCCCCGGCCGCGATCGCCTACTTCAGCATGGAGTTCGGCGTGCACGAGGCACTGCCGAACTATTCCGGCGGACTCGGTGTGCTGGCCGGCGACCATCTCAAGGCCGCATCCGATCTCGGCGCCCCGATGATCGGGGTCGGCCCGCTGTACCGCGCGGGCTACTTCCGCCAGTCGCTGTCGCTGGACGGCTGGCAGGTGGAGCACTACCCGGTGATCGACCCGGCGGGGCTGCCGCTGGAGCTGCTCACCGAGGACGGCGGCGAGCCGGTGCTGGTGCGGGTGGCCATGCCGGGCGAGCGGGAGCTGCGGGCCCAGGTGTGGCAGGCGCGGGTCGGCCGGATTCCGTTGCTGCTGCTGGATACCGACATCGAGGACAACGACGAGGACCTGCGCGGGGTCACCGATCGGCTCTACGGCGGCGACGCGGACCACCGGATCCGCCAGGAGCTGCTGGCCGGGGTTGGCGGCATGCGCGCGGTGCGCCGGTACTGCGAGCTGACCGGGCATCCGCAGCCGGAGGTGTTCCACACCAACGAAGGCCACGCCGGTTTCCTCGGCCTGGAACGGGCTCGCGAGGTCATCGCGGACTCCGGGCTCGGCTTCGACGACGTGCTCGCCGCGGTTCGCGCGGGCACCGTGTTCACCACGCACACCCCGGTTTCGGCCGGCATCGACCGGTTCCCGGTGGATCTGGTGCGGCACTACTTCGGCGACGGCAGGCTGCTGCCGGGGATCGACGTGCAGCGGGTGCTCGCGCTCGGGGCCGAGGACAACCCCGGGATGTTCAACATGGCGCACATGGGCCTGCGGCTGGCCCAGCGGGCGAACGGGGTGTCCGCGCTGCACGGCCGGGTGTCGCGGCGGATGTTCGCCCGGCTCTGGCCAGGGTTCGACGAGGCCGAGGTGCCGGTTTCCTCGGTCACCAACGGGGTGCACGGGCCGACCTGGGTGGCCAGGGAGATGAGCGCGCTGCTCGGCGGCCGTGACGAGGAGTGGGGGCACGACGGCGACGGCGGCCTGTCGAGCGCGCGCGCGAGGGTCAGTGACGAGCAGCTGTGGGCGCTTCGCCGTGACCTGCGGGAGAAGCTGGTCGCCGAGGTGCGGCGGCGGGTGCGCGCGGCCTGGCTGCAGCGCGGCGCGTCGGCGCTGGAGCTGGGCTGGACCGACACCGTGTTCGACCCGGACGTGCTGACCGTCGGCTTCGCCAGGCGGGTGCCGACCTACAAGCGGCTCACCCTGATGCTGCGCGACCGGGAGCGGCTGCGCGCGCTGCTGCTGGACTCCGAGCGGCCGATCCAGGTGGTGGTGGCCGGCAAGTCGCATCCCGCGGACGAGGGCGGCAAGGCGCTGATCCAGCAGATCGTCCGGTTCGTGGACGATCCCGAGGTGCGGCAGCGGATCGTCTTCCTGCCGGACTACGACATGTCCATGGCGCGCTACCTCTACCGCGGCTGCGACGTGTGGCTGAACAACCCGACCCGACCGCTGGAGGCCTGCGGCACCTCCGGCATGAAGTCCGCGCTCAACGGCGGGCTGAACCTGTCCATCCGGGACGGCTGGTGGGACGAGTACTACGACGGCAGCAACGGCTGGGCGATCCCCACCGCGGACGGCATCACCGACCCGCTGCGCCGCGACGACCTGGAGGCCGCGGCGCTCTACGACCTGCTCGGCCAGCAGGTGGCGCCGCTGTTCTACGACCGCGACCCGGCCGGCGTGCCGCGGGGCTGGCTGTCCATGGTCTGGCACACCCTGGAAACGCTCGGGCCGCGAGTGCAGGCGTCCAGGATGGTGCGCGAGTACGTGGAGAACTACTACCGCCCGGCCGCCGGCATGGTCGCCGCGGCCGCATCGGACGGTTACGCGGGTGCCATGGCGCTGGCCGCGTACCGCAAGAAGGTCGACCTGTCCTGGCGGCAGGTGCGGATCTTCGACAGCGAGCTGACCGTGGAGGCCCCGCAGGCGCTGGTGGTGGGCAACGAGGTCCGGGTGCGCGCCAGGATCGACCTCGCCGGCCTCGAACCGTCCGATGTGGACGTTCAGGCGGTGGTCGGCAGGGTGGGCGACACCGACGAGCTGCAGGACCCGGTGACCGTGCCGATGCCGTGCACCGGGATCGGCGAGTTCAGCGCGGCGCTGCGGCTGCCGCACGCCGGCTCACTCGGCTACACGGTGCGCGTGCTGCCCCGGCACGACCTGCTCGCCAGCCCCGCCGAACTAGGCCGCGTCGTCCTGCCCTCGTGA